A window from Hoeflea sp. IMCC20628 encodes these proteins:
- the guaA gene encoding glutamine-hydrolyzing GMP synthase produces the protein MNDILHTTHPDSILIIDFGSQVTQLIARRVREAGVYCEIVPFQLADEGFERMQPKGVIFSGGPDSVTREGSPRAPQAVFDSGVPILAICYGQQTLCTQIGGNVEGGHHREFGRADVEILKPSPLFEGIWEVGKKYPVWMSHGDRVTRLPDGFEVIGTSPNAPFAISVNEDKRYYTTMFHPEVVHTPDGAKLLANFVHKIVGLKSDWSMAAYRAEMVQKIRDQVGSGKVICALSGGVDSSVAALLIHEAIGDQLSCILVDHGLMRMNEAADVVAMFTEHYNLNLKMVDASDRFISQLEGEADPETKRKTIGRLFIEVFEEEAKKIGGADFLAQGTLYPDVIESVSFSGGPSVTIKSHHNVGGLPDRMNMQLVEPLRELFKDEVRVLGKELGLPDSFIGRHPFPGPGLAIRCPGGITREKLDILRQADAIYLDEIRKAGLYDTIWQAFAVLLPVQTVGVMGDGRTYEFVCALRAVTSVDGMTADFYPYDMAFLGQTATRLINEVKGINRVVYDVTSKPPGTIEWE, from the coding sequence ATGAACGATATCCTCCACACCACTCATCCCGATTCCATTCTGATCATCGACTTCGGCAGTCAGGTCACGCAGCTGATCGCCCGCCGCGTGCGCGAAGCCGGGGTCTATTGCGAAATTGTCCCGTTCCAGCTGGCCGATGAAGGCTTTGAGCGGATGCAGCCGAAAGGCGTGATCTTTTCCGGCGGGCCGGATTCGGTCACCCGCGAAGGCTCGCCGCGCGCGCCGCAGGCGGTGTTTGATTCAGGCGTTCCGATCCTCGCCATTTGCTATGGTCAGCAGACGCTCTGCACACAGATCGGTGGCAATGTCGAAGGCGGTCATCACCGAGAGTTTGGCCGCGCCGATGTCGAGATCCTCAAGCCTTCGCCGCTGTTTGAAGGCATCTGGGAAGTTGGCAAGAAGTATCCAGTGTGGATGAGCCATGGCGATCGGGTCACCCGTCTTCCAGACGGATTCGAGGTGATCGGCACATCGCCGAACGCGCCCTTCGCCATCTCGGTCAATGAAGACAAGCGCTATTACACCACCATGTTCCATCCCGAAGTGGTGCATACGCCCGATGGCGCCAAGCTGCTGGCCAATTTCGTGCACAAGATCGTCGGTCTGAAATCCGATTGGAGCATGGCTGCTTATCGGGCGGAGATGGTGCAAAAGATCCGCGACCAGGTCGGCTCCGGCAAGGTCATCTGCGCGCTGTCCGGCGGCGTTGATTCCTCCGTTGCAGCGCTTCTGATTCACGAAGCCATCGGCGACCAGCTGAGCTGCATCCTCGTCGATCACGGCTTGATGCGCATGAACGAGGCTGCCGATGTGGTGGCCATGTTCACCGAACATTACAATCTCAATCTGAAAATGGTGGATGCGTCGGACCGGTTCATCTCGCAGCTGGAAGGCGAAGCCGATCCGGAGACCAAGCGCAAGACCATTGGCCGGCTGTTCATCGAAGTGTTCGAGGAAGAAGCCAAGAAGATCGGTGGCGCCGATTTCCTCGCCCAGGGCACGCTCTATCCAGACGTGATCGAAAGTGTTTCGTTTTCCGGCGGCCCTTCGGTGACCATCAAGTCGCACCACAATGTCGGCGGTCTGCCTGATCGCATGAACATGCAGCTGGTCGAGCCGTTGCGCGAATTGTTCAAGGACGAAGTCCGGGTGCTGGGCAAAGAGCTTGGCCTGCCCGACAGCTTCATCGGCCGTCACCCGTTCCCCGGTCCCGGCCTGGCCATCCGCTGCCCGGGCGGCATCACCCGCGAAAAACTCGACATCCTGCGTCAGGCTGATGCGATCTATCTCGACGAGATCCGCAAGGCCGGTCTTTACGACACCATCTGGCAGGCATTCGCCGTGCTCTTGCCGGTGCAGACCGTCGGCGTCATGGGCGATGGCCGCACTTACGAGTTCGTCTGCGCGCTGCGCGCCGTCACCTCTGTCGACGGCATGACCGCGGATTTCTATCCCTATGACATGGCCTTTCTCGGACAGACCGCCACGCGGCTGATCAACGAGGTCAAGGGCATCAACCGCGTCGTCTATGACGTTACCTCCAAGCCCCCCGGAACCATCGAGTGGGAATGA
- a CDS encoding TspO/MBR family protein, with amino-acid sequence MNKSHALALFLFVGLTVAGGSLIGYFSIPGPWYQGLEKPSFNPPNWIFGPVWTTLYVLVGIAGARAFIKERGNWLSKIWFVQMALNFAWSPVFFVLHRADLALVVLIAMLISILAFIATAWNRDRPAALLFLPYAAWVSFAGLLNGAIWWLNRV; translated from the coding sequence ATGAATAAATCGCATGCACTGGCATTGTTCCTGTTTGTCGGCCTCACTGTCGCCGGTGGCAGCCTGATCGGATATTTCTCGATTCCCGGTCCCTGGTATCAGGGCCTGGAAAAACCGTCCTTCAATCCGCCAAACTGGATTTTCGGCCCGGTCTGGACCACGCTCTATGTGCTTGTCGGCATCGCCGGGGCGCGGGCCTTCATCAAGGAACGGGGCAACTGGCTGTCGAAAATCTGGTTTGTCCAGATGGCGCTGAACTTCGCCTGGTCGCCGGTGTTTTTCGTGCTGCATCGCGCCGATCTGGCGCTCGTTGTGCTGATCGCCATGCTGATATCGATTCTGGCCTTTATCGCCACCGCCTGGAACCGCGATCGTCCCGCAGCCTTGTTGTTCCTGCCCTATGCGGCCTGGGTGTCCTTTGCCGGTCTGCTCAACGGCGCAATCTGGTGGCTCAACCGGGTCTGA
- the ybaK gene encoding Cys-tRNA(Pro) deacylase, which translates to MAKTTRATQALAKLGIAFTVHSYDYDPDAESIGMHAARALGEPPSRVLKTLMAELDGKPVCVVLPSDHEVSMKKLAAALGGKSAMMMKPADAERLTGYHVGGISPFGQKKQVPTAIERAALTQPYVFINGGQRGLQVRLDPKDAARALNAVCAEVVA; encoded by the coding sequence ATGGCGAAGACCACCCGCGCCACACAAGCTCTCGCCAAGCTCGGCATTGCCTTCACCGTCCACAGCTATGACTACGATCCCGATGCCGAAAGCATCGGCATGCACGCGGCCCGGGCACTGGGCGAGCCGCCGTCGCGGGTGCTCAAGACCCTGATGGCGGAACTCGACGGCAAGCCGGTCTGCGTCGTGCTGCCGTCCGACCATGAAGTCAGCATGAAGAAGCTGGCAGCAGCCCTTGGCGGCAAGTCGGCGATGATGATGAAGCCTGCGGACGCCGAGCGCCTTACCGGCTATCATGTCGGCGGCATCAGCCCCTTCGGCCAGAAAAAGCAGGTGCCGACCGCCATTGAACGCGCCGCACTCACGCAACCCTATGTGTTCATCAATGGTGGCCAGCGCGGACTGCAGGTCCGGCTTGATCCGAAAGATGCGGCGCGGGCGCTCAATGCGGTCTGTGCCGAAGTTGTTGCCTGA
- a CDS encoding 5'-methylthioadenosine/S-adenosylhomocysteine nucleosidase (Enables the cleavage of the glycosidic bond in both 5'-methylthioadenosine and S-adenosylhomocysteine) — MRGTVKTVGDRRVLYVMAAEPEYGPHLKTRFDPLITGIGPVEAATVLTASLAMSGSGRPDCIVSLGSAGSRLLEQTHVYQVSSVSYRDMDASPLGFEKGRTPLLDLPAKLPMPVIAGGIAAASLSTGANIVSGAAYDLIDADMVDMETFAVLRAASLFDVPVIGLRGISDGKADLNHLDDWTEYLHVIDEKLAEAVDRIEQAIASGAALA, encoded by the coding sequence ATGAGAGGCACAGTCAAAACGGTTGGTGACCGCCGGGTTCTCTATGTGATGGCGGCTGAGCCGGAATATGGCCCGCATCTGAAGACGCGGTTTGATCCGCTGATCACCGGCATCGGCCCGGTGGAGGCCGCCACCGTGCTGACTGCCAGCCTGGCAATGTCCGGGTCTGGCCGGCCCGACTGCATTGTGTCGCTGGGATCTGCTGGCTCGCGGCTGCTCGAGCAAACCCATGTCTATCAGGTCTCCTCGGTCAGCTACCGCGACATGGATGCGAGCCCGCTCGGCTTCGAGAAAGGCCGGACGCCGCTGCTTGACCTCCCCGCCAAGCTGCCGATGCCGGTGATCGCCGGAGGCATCGCCGCCGCCAGCCTGTCCACCGGTGCCAACATTGTCTCGGGCGCTGCCTATGACCTCATCGATGCCGACATGGTCGACATGGAAACCTTTGCCGTGCTGCGCGCCGCCAGCCTGTTTGACGTGCCGGTGATCGGTCTGCGCGGCATCTCCGATGGCAAGGCAGACCTCAACCATCTCGACGATTGGACCGAATATTTGCATGTGATTGATGAAAAACTCGCCGAAGCGGTGGATCGCATAGAGCAGGCGATTGCATCCGGCGCGGCTTTGGCTTAA
- a CDS encoding RsmB/NOP family class I SAM-dependent RNA methyltransferase, whose product MRLGGRLQAAIEILTDIETRHRPVPEALKDWGLSHRFAGSGDRGAISNLVHDALRMKLSHAFIMDGDTPADLAVATLLRQWGISPEELTASLEGDKFAPEIPSVDLQTACLARDLSQAEPHVRADIPEWLVASFERAFGEEWEAEAQAMTARPPLDLRVNTIVTDRDQVLAAFEGQGASATRLAPNGIRIEAGEGPQRQIAATSEVNFARGWFEVQDEGSQLAAGLAGAEPGEIVLDYCAGGGGKALAFAAMMNNEGRINAYDADRRRLAPMVERMRRAGVEIIDIKERPFNLAGLEQAMDRVLVDAPCTGTGTWRRRPDAKWRISEKNLTDRTADQDKVLDDASVYVRPGGELAYVTCSLLPEENTDRVKAFLTRHPEFETISLKQRWRAAVADPDAPVPYADQNLGLILSPRRTGTDGFYFAGFRRKM is encoded by the coding sequence ATGCGCCTCGGCGGACGTCTGCAAGCAGCCATCGAAATTCTCACCGACATCGAGACCCGGCACCGGCCGGTGCCGGAAGCGCTGAAGGATTGGGGCCTGTCGCACCGCTTTGCCGGATCCGGCGATCGCGGCGCGATTTCAAACCTGGTGCATGACGCGCTGCGGATGAAGCTGTCGCACGCTTTCATCATGGATGGTGATACGCCTGCCGATCTGGCAGTGGCAACGCTGTTGCGCCAGTGGGGCATCAGCCCGGAAGAATTGACCGCCAGCCTTGAGGGAGACAAGTTCGCACCCGAAATACCGTCAGTGGACCTGCAGACAGCCTGTCTGGCGCGGGATCTGTCACAAGCTGAACCGCATGTGCGCGCCGACATTCCCGAATGGCTGGTCGCCTCGTTTGAGCGCGCCTTTGGTGAAGAGTGGGAAGCCGAGGCGCAGGCGATGACCGCCCGCCCACCGCTTGATCTTCGGGTCAACACAATCGTCACCGATCGCGATCAGGTGCTGGCAGCCTTTGAAGGCCAAGGCGCATCGGCGACCCGGCTGGCGCCAAATGGCATCCGCATTGAGGCCGGCGAGGGACCGCAGCGCCAGATTGCCGCTACCAGCGAAGTCAATTTCGCCCGGGGCTGGTTCGAAGTCCAGGACGAGGGCTCGCAGCTGGCAGCCGGTCTGGCCGGCGCCGAGCCGGGCGAAATCGTTCTCGACTATTGCGCCGGCGGCGGCGGCAAGGCGCTGGCCTTTGCAGCCATGATGAACAACGAAGGGCGCATCAATGCCTATGATGCCGACCGGCGCAGGCTTGCGCCGATGGTTGAGCGCATGCGCCGCGCCGGTGTCGAAATCATCGACATCAAGGAGCGACCGTTCAATCTGGCCGGGCTGGAACAGGCGATGGACCGGGTTCTGGTTGACGCACCCTGCACCGGCACCGGCACCTGGCGCCGCAGGCCTGATGCCAAATGGCGGATTTCGGAAAAGAACCTTACCGACCGCACCGCCGATCAGGACAAGGTGCTCGATGACGCGTCGGTCTATGTCCGCCCCGGCGGCGAGCTGGCCTATGTCACCTGCTCGCTGCTTCCGGAAGAAAACACCGACCGGGTCAAGGCGTTTCTGACCCGGCATCCGGAATTTGAAACCATTAGCCTCAAGCAGCGTTGGCGTGCCGCAGTGGCCGATCCCGATGCGCCGGTTCCCTATGCGGACCAGAATCTGGGATTGATTCTGTCGCCGCGGCGGACCGGCACCGACGGGTTTTATTTCGCCGGGTTCCGCCGCAAGATGTAA
- a CDS encoding PaaI family thioesterase, whose amino-acid sequence MDERPDQNFRGRVTDSFARQNVMRSIGASLTSVEYGVVEIEMPFRADLTQQHGFLHAGILSTALDSACGYAALSVMPEGAAVLTIEFKINLLSPGRGDHFLFRGEVTKPGNTIIVSDGRAYSISDGPAKLIASMTGTMMVVRGREGIDG is encoded by the coding sequence ATGGACGAAAGACCAGACCAGAATTTCCGCGGCCGGGTGACCGACAGTTTTGCCCGCCAGAACGTCATGCGCAGCATCGGGGCTTCGCTGACCAGCGTCGAATATGGCGTGGTCGAGATCGAGATGCCGTTTCGTGCGGATCTCACCCAGCAGCACGGCTTTCTTCATGCAGGAATTTTGTCGACCGCGCTCGATTCGGCCTGCGGCTATGCGGCGCTGTCGGTAATGCCCGAGGGTGCGGCAGTGCTGACCATCGAGTTCAAGATCAATCTTCTGTCGCCGGGACGCGGCGATCATTTCCTGTTTCGCGGCGAGGTCACCAAGCCCGGCAACACCATCATTGTCAGCGATGGGCGCGCCTATTCCATCTCCGATGGTCCGGCCAAACTGATCGCGTCGATGACCGGCACCATGATGGTGGTGCGTGGCCGCGAAGGGATTGACGGATGA
- a CDS encoding ArsC family reductase — protein sequence MTVTIYGIKNCDTMKKARNWLAEHAIVVDFHDYKASGIERAHLVRWCGQAGWETVLNRAGTTFRKLDEAAKQDLDTDKAIALMLAQPSMIKRPVLEADSRIIIGFKPDLYEQFFA from the coding sequence ATGACCGTCACCATCTACGGCATCAAGAACTGCGACACGATGAAGAAGGCGCGCAACTGGCTCGCTGAGCATGCCATCGTGGTGGATTTCCACGATTACAAGGCGTCGGGCATCGAACGGGCGCATCTCGTGCGCTGGTGCGGGCAAGCCGGTTGGGAAACTGTCCTCAACCGCGCCGGAACCACATTCCGCAAGCTTGATGAAGCCGCCAAGCAGGATCTGGATACGGATAAGGCCATCGCCCTGATGCTGGCGCAACCGTCGATGATCAAGCGTCCGGTGCTGGAAGCCGATAGCCGGATCATCATCGGCTTCAAGCCGGACCTCTACGAGCAGTTTTTCGCGTAA